TAGTCCTCATAATGGCCGGTTCACCATCACAGACTGAGATTACTGCTCAATTCCTCCTTAAACCCGAAAAATACAACACAAGTAAATGCGAATTTCCCCTTGCTGATGGCTCTAAGGCTGAGATTACTGTTGCTTGGTCCCTTGTTCCCTCGACGATGCTAGAGTCAGGTGACAGTCGTGAGGACAGTGGAATGGTGACTGCAGGAAATTCGAAGGGAAGGAGTGGCGAGTCCATGTTAAGCGAGGAGCTCTGTCAAGCTGCCATCTTCATGCAGAAGAGTATCTGCTGGATCCAGGCCCTGGAGAAGAAGATGGGGAAGTTTGGACACTACGGCTCCGAGGAATACAAGAATCTTCTAGGGTTGAAATCAGTTATGTATGAGTTGTCGAATAAGATCTTCGGTCGGGTCGACTATGAGGCCCAGAAGAGGATCAGCACGATGCAGAATGCCTGTTGGATCAGCAATAAAGGGAAATTGACCGATACCCAGACAAAAATTGGTGATGACATAGAGATGGAAACCGGAGGGAAGTCGTCGAAGGGAAGGAGTGGCGAGTTTGAGTTGGCGAGGATTGGCAACGAAGGCAGAACGGTGCAGACACAGAGCAAGATTGGTGATGGTTGCAAATCAGTCTCCAAGCAGTTCAATGAGCAGGAGCAGTTGAAGGAGCTGCCAGTCAGTAACTTGATGTCCGTAGCCGAGTCTGTCAGAAATAAGATTGAGAAGAAGCAGGCTGAGACCATGACGGAGGAGGTTGTGCCGAGGGTAAGCTTCAAATTAGGTTTGCTCTCCTGGCAGTTTGATGAGCTGTGGGACAAGATGAGCCTGCTAGTCTCAACAGAACCAAAATTTCTAGCGATATGCATGCTTATTAGAGAGCCCTTCGCACGCTATTGCTCCACATTGAAGTTTATCTCTGAAGTTTTCAACCGGCTTGGTGAATGGGTGCCAGATTTCGGAGAGCAAGTAGAATCGATGAGGCAAGATGATGAGGACAAGAATATGGGTGGAAAAGTTGTGAATCCGCATGAGGCGGCGAAGGCGGCTGAGGAGTACTATTTCAATGTCTACCGTAGAGGCTGGGAACGTAGGAACAGCAACTTTGGCAGCTTCGAAGACCCAAGTGAGTAATGTGCTTGTGATATGGTTGTTAGTTTCTTTTCTTCTTCCATTTACTGCATGTCTCAAGCAAGCTAATTCGTTCTGTTAGCATAGTGATTTACTTTAATCATTGATTATTTATTCTTCTTGAATGGATAGCAAAAGCAATTTGTGCAATCTTTTGTTAGTTGACGTCAGATTTCTAACACACTTGACTTGGTTGCATGCAGCGTTATTGAGCCCCATGTTCTTTACCCGAAGCTTACCAGGCCACACCCAAGTGGGTGCTGAAGTCGGGAGGACCATGCAGGTCTACTATATTAAAGTTGCAGaaagagaaggctatgcccttgAGTGGCCGCTGAAGGTATACGGTGTAGTCGCTGCACGAGATGTAGTGGACTATCGTCGCAACATTCTCTTCCTTCGCACGAGGGATGACTGCCAAATCCTCACGAGACAGGTATGCATGTGTATTTTCCTGTTCTTTTTCTTGTTGTTTGCATCTTTGTTGACAAGTTAATGGTGAATAATGATGCTTGCAGGATCCTTTTTTGCACTTGACTGGCCCGTCTCGTGCAATTATGTCCGAGGGCACTGTTACGATTGAAGTTCACCTAAAGTTGAAGGGCACAGTGGAGTCTAAAGATACCACATTGATCAGTAAAGCCTTCTTCTATGATTATGACGGTGTTTCTGTGCGTCTGCTCCGTGGCCTTTGTGGAATAGAGTTATGCTGTGATCATCTTGAACAATCACACCAAGCCACTATCCTCGGTGTCCGTGTGTTACGGGGCTCATTGCCTTGTGGCAAAACCGAAGTCGTTTGCTCCGTACTGCCTGAGAGCGATACTGAAGGCAATGGTAAGCACCCATCTGGGCATGTTTTGCTGCTTGATTCACGGGCTGAAAAAATACCCGTGAGTGAACAGGGTTATCTAGATCTGTCAAGGCAAGTTGTATCTGTAAAATCAGGAGGAAGGCTGGAAATTGTCGTGCAGGCTGGAGATTTCAGTGGAAGTGTTGTCTTTCCAACCAAATCCAGCAACATAAGTCAAAAAGGTTTTGAGCTTGGTGATTGTAAAGTGGAGATAACTGTTGCTTGGTCCTTGCTCATTGGAAGCCAGTATGATATCTCGGTGATGGGATCTATACAGCCTTACGCATGGGAATCAATTCCACGTAGACCTACCATGAAGCTCGTTGACGCTTGTTGAAGATGTTCGGTGAAGAGTCATTTGTGCATCTGCTACTTATAGCTTATTGTGTGTATGCTAATTGTTCGTAGTACTATGATAAGACCAGCCTATGATAATGATTTCTTAACTTTGGTCTTGCGTGTATGCTAATTGTTCCTGTACTATGATACGGAGTACAATACAAGGTCTATATTGCATCTTGCTTTTATGTATGTATATTTTTGCTTAGCTAGGCAAGCCTATTTTGCCATTTCTAGCTTATTCGTGGAGCATCTTATTTCTGGATTGAATGCCAATTTGCACTTGTTGTTTCTGTTGACTCATCGTGGATCTGGAGATATAGCCTTGTGATTTCATCATTGCTGATGTTCAGTGCTTACCAAGCTGGCAGGGGACGTGCGGTTGAGTGCGTGCTGAAGTATTTCTGGCATTGCTAGCGTCCGCTTGTGTTCACTATGCACGATATTGTGCAACTGTTGCCACCTTTTTGCAATAGGTAAGAGAGCGGTGAAGAGTCTCCTACCTGTCAAATACTGTGTACATGTCTGGTTGTTGTATAACAACTCGCCCTTTCTCTCCGTTAACTGCTATACATACGTAATCTCTTCTGAGTAATACAAGTGTGTATTGTGCAGCATTCCTCTAATCTTCGGCTTGTATCAGAGCCTCTAATGGCCGGCCCTATGTGTACCACTGCGCTGGCCCTTTCTTCCACCTCTAGCCAAACCCTCTCCTCCACCAGAATAGGCCGCCGCTACGTCCGCGGTGCGCTTCGCGTCTCTTCTCGTCAATGGTAGATAGAGGCGAATCCCAGGCATCTTCGTCCTTCCTGTGATCCCGCCGGCTCCTCGTGTGGTTTCCCTCTCCTCCTGCTGCCCCTGCAAGGGCTTGAGGTTGGTGAAACCCTGGATCCGGGTGCGGTGTGTACATAGGTCGGGGTGGCTCGTCGCATGCAGTGTCGATGGCGCCATGATCTCT
This region of Triticum aestivum cultivar Chinese Spring chromosome 2D, IWGSC CS RefSeq v2.1, whole genome shotgun sequence genomic DNA includes:
- the LOC123054844 gene encoding uncharacterized protein, producing MDSAGSSMGRSGESMFTEELYQAGICMRESIRWIEAQEAKMEEIAHSDSDYDNLPEFRMDMVVLTERIFQLWHKMGAVQRAGWIGNEGESMETLSKIGDGGEMEAGGKSSKGSRSSASLELENLLHRSGILADGERGGGADSEELLDFLAMETQEWIVSQSDSQLRWETVPELTTEILLKFEEVVVDIAKVFENKKIREEAMAVLRFGFRLPAFSEQIDELRHEMCNFLRSFSSENKDIRSIMMKFISEPYLSRICKLKLISDRITMLQRMDSDFDYKVKSTMIKLKSESFLSAMEDELRKAGQEDSVEMGEKRFTAYHLYWERIWGKDGHSFENQTILSPMQFTHCTPRHIPIEAVARSTLQIYSIKVSLVEPQKLPLEVYGVVAVRDAVDRHRNPLFLRSRQHCQILEENDSLLHLTGPVRAIVSTDTVYIEIQLIVKGATKSEDTALISTFGFYNADNSCTYLAKNALCTVELCCEQLKQSVQATILSVAVTPKQESLLFHGGRVVCYSVPEDGNEDIAAQVSSRQVLLLDSKGGRMPMASNDYLYLTRHVVSVELNGKLLVLIMAGSPSQTEITAQFLLKPEKYNTSKCEFPLADGSKAEITVAWSLVPSTMLESGDSREDSGMVTAGNSKGRSGESMLSEELCQAAIFMQKSICWIQALEKKMGKFGHYGSEEYKNLLGLKSVMYELSNKIFGRVDYEAQKRISTMQNACWISNKGKLTDTQTKIGDDIEMETGGKSSKGRSGEFELARIGNEGRTVQTQSKIGDGCKSVSKQFNEQEQLKELPVSNLMSVAESVRNKIEKKQAETMTEEVVPRVSFKLGLLSWQFDELWDKMSLLVSTEPKFLAICMLIREPFARYCSTLKFISEVFNRLGEWVPDFGEQVESMRQDDEDKNMGGKVVNPHEAAKAAEEYYFNVYRRGWERRNSNFGSFEDPTLLSPMFFTRSLPGHTQVGAEVGRTMQVYYIKVAEREGYALEWPLKVYGVVAARDVVDYRRNILFLRTRDDCQILTRQDPFLHLTGPSRAIMSEGTVTIEVHLKLKGTVESKDTTLISKAFFYDYDGVSVRLLRGLCGIELCCDHLEQSHQATILGVRVLRGSLPCGKTEVVCSVLPESDTEGNGKHPSGHVLLLDSRAEKIPVSEQGYLDLSRQVVSVKSGGRLEIVVQAGDFSGSVVFPTKSSNISQKGFELGDCKVEITVAWSLLIGSQYDISVMGSIQPYAWESIPRRPTMKLVDAC